AAGTCCGCAGGCGATCGCCCGCATCTCGTCGAGCGTGATCCGATGCCGTTTGGCATGCATGCCATCGCGCAGCGACATGTCATGAACCGTCACCTTTCTTGTCATCACGTTCATGGCGCCACTCCTTGCAGCGAGCGCGGATCAAAGCGCCCGGCGATGATTTCTCCGGCGAACATCTCGGCGGTACGCGCCGCTGCCGCCGTCATGATGTCGAGATTGCCGGAGTAACGCGGCAAATAGTCGCCCAGGCCCTCGACCTCAAGGAAGACGGAAACGCGCCGGTCGTCGAAGACCGGTCCATTGACGAGCTTGTAGCCGGGCACATATTGCTGCACCTCGGCCACCATGGCCTGCACGGCGGCGGTAATGGCCGCAGCGTCGGGCGTCGAATCGGTCAGGCAATGCACGGTATCGCGCATGATCAGCGGCGGTTCGGCCGGATTGATGATGATGATCGCCTTGCCTTTACGCGCGCCACCAATCTGTTCGATCGCCGCAGAAGTCGTCCGCGTGAATTCGTCGATATTCTTGCGTGTTCCCGGCCCGGCCGACTTCGACGAGATCGTCGCGACAATCTCGCCGTAGGCCACCGGTTGGACGCTCGCGATGGCGGCGATCACCGGGATCGTCGCCTGGCCGCCGCAGGTCACCATATTGACGTTCATCACCCGCTGCCCGAGCTGCGCGCGCAGATTGACCGGCGGCACGCAGAACGGCCCGATCGCCGCCGGCGTCAGATCGATCATCAGCACGCCGCGCGCCGTCAGCGTGTCGGAATTCTCGCGGTGCACATAGGCCGAGGTCGCATCGAAAGCGATCCGGATGTCATCGTCGCGCAGATGCGGCAACAACCCGGCGATGCCCTGGTCGGTGGTCTTCAGCCCCATCTCCCGCGCCCGCAGCAATCCGTCGGACTGCGGATCGACGCCGACCATCCACACGGGCTCGAGCACCGTGCTGCGACGCAGCTTCATCATCAGGTCGGTGCCGATATTGCCGGAACCGATCAACGCACAGCGAATCTTCCTGCCCATGACCCCTCTCGTTCAGCGATGGTTGACTTGGCGACAGGGGGATATGCTAGGCAGGCATGACATACAATTCAAATGAAATATTTCTAACAAAGGATGCCGTTTTTTATATCATTCCGGTCGCAGCTCCCTCGCCCATGATTTTCTTTGACATCTTCTGACATGACGGAAAAACTCCTCGCCGCCCGCGCGCGTTCGCGCCTCAAGACGCGGCAAATGAACCTCCTGATCGCCCTCGACGAGGTACGCAATATCCATCAGGCGGCGATCGAGACGGACATGAGCCAACCGGCGGCCTCGAAGATGCTGAAGGACATCGAGGCCATCTTCGGCGTGCCGTTGTTCGAACGACTGCCGCGCGGCGTCGCACCGACAATCTACGGCGACGCCGTCATCCGCCATGTGCGCATGTCGCTGTCCTGCCTCACGCAGGCGCAGGAAGCCGTCGCGACCTTGCAGGCGGGCCTCTCCGGGCAGGTCAATGTCGGCGCGATCATCACCCCCTGTCCGGCGCTGATCCCGCAGGCGATCATCCGCACCAAACGCGAAGCGCCGAGACTGTGCATCAGCTTTGAAGTCAGCACCAGCAACGACCTGGTCGCCCGGCTCAAGCAGGGGCAACTCGATTTCGTGCTCGGCCGGCTGATGGAACAGGAAGACGAACCCAACCTCATCTACGAGGACCTGTCGGTCGAAACCGAGTGCGTCGTGGCGCGCCGCGATCATCCGCTGATGACGCGCCCCGACCTTCGCCTCGAAGACGTCGTCGATGCCGGCTGGATTCTTTCGGGCCGGGGCAGCATCCTGCGCAACCGCTTCGACATGATGTTCCGCCGCGCCGGCCTCGAAATCCCGTCGAACACCGTCGACACCACCTCGGTGCTGGTCGTCATGAACATGCTGATCCACACCGATTTCCTCCATATCGTTCCGGTCGACGTCGCTGCGTTCTACATGCGCAGCGGCGAGATCGCGCGACTGCCGATCGACGTTCCCTGCACCATGGAAAACTACGGCATCATCCAGCGCCGCGACCAACTGCCGGCGCCCGGTACGCACCTGTTGCTCAAGCATATCCGCGACGTCGCCGCCGAGATTTTTTGATCCGTCTTGGCATAAACTTCAGCCCAGCCCCTCTTCCACCAGGATCCGACGATGGCCGCCACGCCTGAATTCAAGGTCGAAAAAATCGCCGTTGCCGGCTCGCTGACCGATCGTGTCTGCCGCACCCTGACTCAGCTGATCCGTGGCAAGGAGCTCCCTCCCGGCACGCGTCTGCCATCGGAAGCGACGATGGCCGAGCGTTTCGGCGTCAGCCGTACCGTCATCCGCGAAGCCGTTTCGCGACTCAAATCGGAAGGACTCGTCGAATCGCGTCAAGGCAGCGGCGTCTTCGTCCGCGAAGAAAACATCCAGTCGCCCTTCCGCATCGATCCGGCGACCATCGACTCGATCCCGAGCATTCTCAAGGTCGTTGAACTGAGGATGGTGCTCGAAAGCGAAATCGCCGCGCTTGCCGCAACCCGCAGAACCGCCGCGCAACTCGACGCCATCCGTTCCGCGCTCGGCCAGATCGGGATCGAGGAGAAGGAAGGCAAGGACGGCGTCGAGGCCGACATCGCCTTCCACCGCAGCATCGCCGAAGCGACCGACAACCCGCATTTCCTGGCGCTGATCGAGTTCCTCTTCAATTTCCTGAAAAGTGCGACACAGGTGACGCGCAGCTACGAAGCGACGAAAACGACGCTGATCAACGAAGTCAAGCAGGAGCACGCAGCCATCGTCGATGCCATCGCCCGGGGCGATGCCGAGGCAGCGCGTCGATGCGCCCGGCTGCACATGGAAGGCGCCTCGCGACGCCTCGCCACACTCGAATCAATGGACGACTGGCAGTCCCGGTCGCCCGACCCACGGGTCAGGACCTGACAGCCGGCCTGGCCCATCCAACCACGGAGATCAAACGATGAAACCACGCATTGCCTATCTCGGCCTCGGCGGCATGGGCGCCGCCATGGCGCGACGCTTTCTTGACGCCGCCTTCCCGCTGACCGTCTGGAACCGCAACGCCGACAAGGCGCGCGCGCTGGTCGACGCGGGCGCCCGGCTGGCCGCGACGCCGGCCGAGGCAGTGGCCGACGCCGACTTCGTGTTCACCATGGTCTCCGACGACCGCGCCATCGACGGCATCGCGTTTGGCGACACCGGTTTCCTGGCCGCGATGAAGCCCGGCAGCATCCACGTCTCGATGAGCACGATCTTGCCGACGACGGCGCGCCGTCTCGCCGAAGAACACGCGCGTACCGGCAGCGGCTACGTCGCTGCGCCGGTCTTCGGCCGGCCGAGTGCCGCTGCCGAGGGCATGCTCTGGATCTGCGTCTCGGGCAATGACGAAAGCAAGGCCCGGACGCTGCCGATCCTCGAACCGCTCAGCCAGAAGCGCGTCGACTTCGGGCAGGATCCCGGCGGCGCCAACATCGTCAAACTGTCGGGGAATTTCATGATCGCCGCGGCGATCGAATCGATGGCCGAAGCCTTCGCCTTCGCCGAAAAGAACGGCATCGACCCGGCGCAGATGAGCGACTTTTTCGGCAACAGCATCTTCGCCTGCCCGATCTACAGGAATTATGGCCGCATCATCACGGACGCCGCGTTCGATCCGCCCGGCTTCCGTCTCGCGCTCGGCCGCAAGGACGTCGAACTCGTCGCCGAGACGGCACGGATCAACGCCGTGCCGATGCCGATCCTGTCGACGCTGGTCAGCCGTTTCGCCGCGCGGGTTGCAAAGGGTGGCGGCGAACTCGACTGGACAAGCATCGCTCTCGACGTCGCGACCGACGCCGGTCTACCGCCGCGTGAAAAGCGCTAGCCAGGTGCCGGGCGCTGCACGGGAATGACACCGCGCAGCGCATTGACGAGATAGACCGCCGACGCGCCAAGCAGATCGTCGCGCGTCAATACCTGTTCGACCGCCCGACCGCTGTCGAGCAGATGCTGGCGCATGACGCCCGGCAGGAGCCCCGAGGCCAGCGGCGGCGTCAGCCAGATGCCGTCGCGGACGACGAAGACGTTACTGCGCGCACCCTCGCAAACCTCCCCGCGCCGGTTGAAAAAAATGAGGTCAAACACATCGCCGGGCAGCGCGGCCAGCGCACTGTCATAGCGACCGCGCACCGTGGTTTTGTGCGCGCGCAGGAAATCGCCGTCCGACAGCGGCTCATCGGCGAGCACGAAGCGCCAGACCTGCTGCGACATGTCGAGCGGCGCCGCCTGCAAGCGAAAGGCGCCGCCATGCGCCAGCGACAGGCGCACGCGAAAAACGCCACTGGCATGGCGTACGGCCAATTCGAATAGCGCCGCCTCGACCGCTTTTGCATCGAAGGCGAACCCGAGGCAGCGCGCCGATCGCCCGAGCCGTTCGAGGTGGAGCGGCAACAGCGGATAACGCCCGTCCTCCAGACGAAGGGTTTCGATCAGTTCGAAGCCGGGATCGAATTCGCGGATGAAGCGCGCCTTGAGCAGGCATTCGGCATATTCACGGTGCGGATCGCCATCGATGACGATACCGCTGCCGACGCCGAGACGGGCTTCTCTGTCCGGCCCCAACTCGAAACTCCGGATGGCGACGTTGAAGCGGCAGTCGCCACCCGGCGCCACCCAGCCGAGCGCGCCGGTGTACAGGTCGCGAGGCGCATCCTCCAGTTCGGCAATACGCTGCATCGCCCGCAGCTTCGGCGCACCGGTAATCGACGCGCAGGGGAAGAGCGCGGCGAAGAGATC
The uncultured Propionivibrio sp. DNA segment above includes these coding regions:
- a CDS encoding LysR family transcriptional regulator, translating into MTEKLLAARARSRLKTRQMNLLIALDEVRNIHQAAIETDMSQPAASKMLKDIEAIFGVPLFERLPRGVAPTIYGDAVIRHVRMSLSCLTQAQEAVATLQAGLSGQVNVGAIITPCPALIPQAIIRTKREAPRLCISFEVSTSNDLVARLKQGQLDFVLGRLMEQEDEPNLIYEDLSVETECVVARRDHPLMTRPDLRLEDVVDAGWILSGRGSILRNRFDMMFRRAGLEIPSNTVDTTSVLVVMNMLIHTDFLHIVPVDVAAFYMRSGEIARLPIDVPCTMENYGIIQRRDQLPAPGTHLLLKHIRDVAAEIF
- a CDS encoding FadR/GntR family transcriptional regulator translates to MAATPEFKVEKIAVAGSLTDRVCRTLTQLIRGKELPPGTRLPSEATMAERFGVSRTVIREAVSRLKSEGLVESRQGSGVFVREENIQSPFRIDPATIDSIPSILKVVELRMVLESEIAALAATRRTAAQLDAIRSALGQIGIEEKEGKDGVEADIAFHRSIAEATDNPHFLALIEFLFNFLKSATQVTRSYEATKTTLINEVKQEHAAIVDAIARGDAEAARRCARLHMEGASRRLATLESMDDWQSRSPDPRVRT
- a CDS encoding NAD(P)-dependent oxidoreductase, producing MKPRIAYLGLGGMGAAMARRFLDAAFPLTVWNRNADKARALVDAGARLAATPAEAVADADFVFTMVSDDRAIDGIAFGDTGFLAAMKPGSIHVSMSTILPTTARRLAEEHARTGSGYVAAPVFGRPSAAAEGMLWICVSGNDESKARTLPILEPLSQKRVDFGQDPGGANIVKLSGNFMIAAAIESMAEAFAFAEKNGIDPAQMSDFFGNSIFACPIYRNYGRIITDAAFDPPGFRLALGRKDVELVAETARINAVPMPILSTLVSRFAARVAKGGGELDWTSIALDVATDAGLPPREKR
- a CDS encoding acetaldehyde dehydrogenase (acetylating) is translated as MGRKIRCALIGSGNIGTDLMMKLRRSTVLEPVWMVGVDPQSDGLLRAREMGLKTTDQGIAGLLPHLRDDDIRIAFDATSAYVHRENSDTLTARGVLMIDLTPAAIGPFCVPPVNLRAQLGQRVMNVNMVTCGGQATIPVIAAIASVQPVAYGEIVATISSKSAGPGTRKNIDEFTRTTSAAIEQIGGARKGKAIIIINPAEPPLIMRDTVHCLTDSTPDAAAITAAVQAMVAEVQQYVPGYKLVNGPVFDDRRVSVFLEVEGLGDYLPRYSGNLDIMTAAAARTAEMFAGEIIAGRFDPRSLQGVAP
- the pabB gene encoding aminodeoxychorismate synthase component I, translating into MIASIDVPFALVDSDDGAVLWFGEYCGALTGEASPRVDPATFFAAAEAEAGAGRWVLVAADYGLGSVLEPVAQVPSGEHRRLRGWVFARCERLKAEAVDARLQACLAAMSENERAAGVADWRVSLQETDYCAKVDRIQAWIASGDCYQVNLTFPLHFRVFGHPLALYAALRTRQPVRYGAFVSVPGVTLLSFSPELFFERSGTRVQARPMKGTAPRGGTAAEDAALRAGMLASDKERAENVMIVDMLRNDLGRLARPGSVRVEALCEAEAYPTVWQQVSTVSAELPGASLADLFAALFPCASITGAPKLRAMQRIAELEDAPRDLYTGALGWVAPGGDCRFNVAIRSFELGPDREARLGVGSGIVIDGDPHREYAECLLKARFIREFDPGFELIETLRLEDGRYPLLPLHLERLGRSARCLGFAFDAKAVEAALFELAVRHASGVFRVRLSLAHGGAFRLQAAPLDMSQQVWRFVLADEPLSDGDFLRAHKTTVRGRYDSALAALPGDVFDLIFFNRRGEVCEGARSNVFVVRDGIWLTPPLASGLLPGVMRQHLLDSGRAVEQVLTRDDLLGASAVYLVNALRGVIPVQRPAPG